taaattaataattattttattattatgtaacgaaaaaatagataatctaatgttAGGGATTTGATGTGAATGAAATAACCAGAGctaaattcatctcatattattttattattaatataataaaaaatagtcattCAAATTTAGAGACTAAAATAGCTAAAGTCAAATTCATTAGGATTGTTCATACGGGCCGGGTTTTACCCAGCCCGCACCGGAAACCGGAAAACCAGATTTCCGGTTACGGGTTTTGGCCCGGATTTTATCTGGGTCGAAATCCGGATTTTCAAAACCGCATGTATGCGGTCCGGACCCGAGtatgaaatccgggttccggattatAACCCGGGTTTATATATaacgcttctctctctctctctctctctctctctctctctctctctctctctctctctctctctctctctctctctctctctctctctctctctctctctctctctctctctctacgccGAAATCAGTCTGAGGACTCTCTCCGAAACCCTAGCCATCATCTTCAACCTCGTGCCTCGTCTTCATCCGCGTGCTTGGTCTTCATCCTCGTGCCGTCTTCTTCCTCACGTCGCGCGATCGTCTTCATTAGTTTGCTGTGTGCCGTTCGGTCagtttttctcctctctctggGTCTTGCTTAAATGTTTTTCTACTATGTTACCTTTGCTTTGTTCAGAATCTCTggtttgtttggttgtttttgcatttgaaatggattagatggacgattttttttaaacagaagtATTTTTCAAAGAGAGGTTGTAGGAGAAACAGAGGACTCTGTTTAGAGACTTTACCGAAATATTACTGGGTTTTCctggaaaatgaaaaatgactTGTGGGAGATGACTTCAGGATTAGTGTTAAGGAGGATATATTCAATCCAACCCACGTCACCGTTGGGACCGATTCTCTTGCTGCCATAGCCAAATAGGTCAGGAGGGCCAACGCTGTCTTTCTTAGACTGGGGTAAGTTGAAGAACCTGAGGGCTTCAGCTTCCAGCTTTTTCATGAACTCCACTGGGAATCCTTGATTCACCACCTTGAAGATCCCAAATTCCAAGGCCTTAGCTATAAGGGTCTTGACATTAGGGTCTGAGAGGTCCACCACTGGAATTCCAGTGAACAAGTCAGGGGGCTTGTGTGTCTGTATCAAAGAGTAGTCGTCTAATGCTGCAGGCTGAGAAAGAACCACCATAGTAGTTGTTTCTGCTGTTTTGGTTTTTCAGAGAGaagaaggaggaggaagaggaggaggagaaggagaaggagactCGTTTGGTTGAGAGGGTGATGAGATTGATGGGGGGTTTAAATGAGCGAATTTTATATGGTTTTTTGCTCTTCTGATTTCTGACTTTGTCACCATTAGCCATTAGGCAATGCGTGCTTTCTCTTATTCctctgcacttttttttatatctcaTATTTTAACTTTGTTGCTTTAAGTCTaaatcctagctagctagctaaaacCCTACAAAATCAGGGACTAATATtggatcaaaatttttttataagtaaaagatagatattattgatatgaatgagaTAGGTCAAAGCCATGTACACCGGAAGTATACAGAAAAagacctaaatacattctaactATGCTGAAaggtaaaaatattgttatcaaaatatttttacctatTGCAACTTGACTGTTTATCAACTAGAGATTTTCACTCTCCTCTTGTCAAAAACCAGAGTTTCAAACTCTAACCACCTAAATAAAAACTTCATGCATGTACTTTATCAACCAGAGATTTTACACACTGAAAATGCCTAGTATGTTAtaggagagaatgaaaagttTATGAGAACAGCAAAAGAGGAAGGTCATGCTACTGCTTATGCAGAGGGTGTTTGGAATCAACACACAAATAACTGATTTGAACATGTTGGTTTTGTTGGGTTTAAGATGATATTTGGATATGTACAAATGTCAATGTTTTATGGGAACTTGAATTCAAAACAATGTGCTATGTATTTGGATATGCCAAGTGGATTTTATCAAAACAAAGGATGATATGATCTATTTTTGGAAATGAACACTGCATGTATAACGTGCTTTCTACTGCTTGCATCTGTTTTCTTGTTTGTAGAaaatctgtatcaaaatctgtttttatttttcagttttcaaaTAGGTCTTTGTTGGACTAATTTTGTGTGCATAGCTAAGataccatttatttatttgctcacacattgcatctttctttttctacaGTGCTGCTgagtatattttatataagctGAATCTAATGGGGGAAGATAATTGAAGTCTAAAGTGCTGCTGAAGTTTTTACTTCAATCGTTCTTatattttttggagatttgttTGCATTTAAATGTagcttttttgatcaattagtatgctagattttatttttaagagttgGTACTTGAAACCGTTCATTTAAAACAGGTTTGACAAGATAAAATCATTGAAGtggtggaaaaatattaatatttcccCCTTTTTTGGTTCAGGCAGTtaaaaaaaagccaattttAAAAGGATTCTTCCACAGTTTTATGAAGGCGGTGTACCAATTAAGTATAAAACCTTTACTCCAATGATTCATTAAGAAAGTTTGAGTGAGTTTGATTTGTTCAAGAGAATAAAACTAGAATGACCGAAACATGTATGTCTTAATTTCCTATTTATCCAAGCTgcagacttaaaaaaaaaaaaaaaaaaaccgggttgAATCTGgaaccggaatccgggtttttaaAAAACCGGATTCaaccgggtttcggcccggatctgACCCGGGTTAACCCGGTCCGGGTTCCAGCCCGGATTGAAAACCCAGATTCCGATTTGGGTGGACCCGACTTTCCGGGTTGGAACCCGGTTGAACAGCCCTAAAATTCATCTCCCATTAACTAAAAGTGTCATTTAGCTTTAACTAATCCATTAAGAGTGCGTTAAGAGAGTTagaattgaaaaagattttggtCCTaactattatatttataatattgagGAAAACTCAAAttctttaaaagaagttttaacATCACCTGATTCTATGTTTTGGAAAGAGGTTGTGAATGATGAGATGGATTCactaatttttaacaaaacttgaaaattagTTGAATTACCACCAGGTTGCAAAATCATAGTGTGTAAATGggtgctttgaaaaaaaattagaccgGATGGAACGGTTGAAAAATTCAAGGCTAGGCTAGTCACAAaaagttttaaacaaaaaatcgatcttattttttaatactttttctcCCGTCACAATAATAGAATCCATTAGATTATTGATTATCATTGCAAcaatctattatttaaaaaatcatcaaatagattttaaaacagatttttttaatagggaCCTAGATGAAAAAATCTATATAGATCAATTCAAAAGCTTTCTTGAGCCTAGGCAAGAAAGCAAAGTGTGTAAGTTAACAAAATCCATATATGGCTTAAAATAGACCCCTAAACAGTGGCATGCGAATTTGACTCTTGCATGATTGAGAATGGCTATAAGTCAAAGAAAAGTGATAAATGTATTTATCATAAATCTTGGAAAAACTCTCATGTTATTATTAGCCAATATGTGGATGATTTATTGATATTTGGTTCTAATTTGCATGTGATAGATGAAACAAAAAGCATGCTTAGTAACTATTTTGATACAAAAGATCTTGGTGagactaattttattttgggtatgaaaatcaccaaaatatttgatggtattttttcttaatcattgcATTGtgtagaaaaattattaaagaaatataattatgttgAATGCAAGCATGTTGTTACTTCTTTTGATCCTagtgttatttattttctatgtaaaatgatgatgatgtgattaatcaaaatgaatatgcTAGCATGATTGTGGGAGTTTACGTTATGCGACTGATTGTACTAAACCTGACATTGCTTATGCGGTAGGAGTACTTAGTATATTCATTACCAAGCTTGGAAGAGGCAATTAGTATGCAATGGATAggataatgaaatatttatccaatacaaaaaattatggcttattttataaaaagtattcTGCTGTGCTCGAAAGCTTTAATGATGCCGATTGGAATACTTTGTCGAGTGATTATCTTTCAACTACACGTTATGTTTTTAATGTGGATGATTGTGCCTGGAAATATAAAACAAACCATTATTGCTAACTCAACTAAGGGGAGTTTGGTCCAATCCCGAGAGGTTCTGTGGATAGGATCGGACTGGACCTATTCGTTCAAAACCCACCCTGGATCAGACTGAGCAACCTAAGGACCGGGCCAATTAGGTTTGGTCTAGTAGGTCCAACCCTATTCCAAATGGACCAATTTTCATATCCCATATTTTTTGGTCCAATAATAAAAGCCCACTAACAATTTATCCAATTTTAAGCCAAAATACTAAAAAAGaactagaaagaaaaataaactatttaatgtggattatttaattaactcattaaaaaataacttattaaaattatattgatgatattaATTGCTACTTGAGTATATCAATGTATTATGATAGTTAATGCATAATgagcatttttttaatacttatatcgtgatacattaaataatttaatatatatacatatagtatactatgatatatatttattaatatatatattagtataaatataatactattagtctattagtatatagtaataattattaacGTATTTACTATAATGAATAAtacattattaacttatttactataactaataaattaagaatacacaattacactagtactaatactataactatattaactaataactatactagtagactagtaatattactaaaacactatatgttagtgataatctatgtaattatagtgatttaatacgtTAACTacactaatattattataaatttatacatatattataatttatacaataactcttataatatgttaatatattaatatatactagtactatatattacagttatacattaaaaaataaaataatacgttgatactaaatatatatatttatagacttatagtgatttatttattatgattagtataactatataatagtattagcatcaGACTATTAGtaaagctatatattattaatattagttgCGGTGAATcagtaatttagtataactatattctacattactAAAGAAATGTAGGTCATATTTTTTGGATTATTTGCAGACGAGATGTGTGTTTTTTAGTAGAGCTTTGGGTTCAACTACTTGTGCAGAGTAGGTTTGAACTATACAACGATCAGTTGAGctgttgtattttaaaaaaaataagtcaagAGGAGATCTGCTGCACCGTTTCATTTGAAATTTCGTATAGTATAGAAGACTTGAATCTCTTTCAAGAAAATGAGATTTTCGTACCTAGTCTAAATTGATTTCATTTTcatgttaattttattataatttttattatattattatgtatTAACTAAAATAGTTCATTAAAACCCAACAGAAAGTGGAATTAACTTAAAAGAGAAATACAACTCCATTCGACTTTGAAATACCCAGCCATGGATCTCGGGAcgacaaaaaaacttccatcaAAACTTCCATGTGTCGACATAAAAATACCTCCATTCGACGTATTAGCCATATTTAATCAATGGATAGTAAAAAGAATATTCATCAAAACTTCCTTGTGtggacataaaaataattaatcattGGATAGTGAGAGTGCGGAggtattttttataatactctactagtatttattattttattattattttttacatatttttaattactattcattattttttatctatttattattattatttattactttattattacttttcaccaatttttcattaatattcatAACTCTTCACGACACTCTTCGTTACCCAAACCCATTGAGTGTACATACCTAAGACTAGACACAATGAGTAGTGCTGTCGTAGTTAGTATTTCAAATATTAATAGACATTATTTAATGCTTCAGTACTCAACCATTGTGCATTGGTGTCCCTAAATTCACTGTAATCTGAACAGAAAACTCGAGCTTCTGAGTCTTTAAATTGCTGAATAGAGAGATCCTATACTGGATATTCATTGCGGTTCTTGATCCtataaattagaaagaaaagtatagttacaagcataattatatactaatctgtgtcttaatataatataattaatcaaaaaataaattttattaaaaataatgttaatttaaattttaaatataaataaatcagtgttaatacacagattaatgcgcAAACTgtacttatatgtagcaaaactcaaattaGAATAcgcttttaatatttttttcattcaaactACACTCATCCTATACAACGCTTGATAATATCAAAGAAAATGCTATTTTCAGGCTCCCATCTGCATGGAcgatatacataaaataaaactatatcatCTCACTCACGTTTTCCATTTCTTGAAGCACGAACGGAAAACATCGTCACAGCATGAAAGTACCACTTATTAGTACTCCAAGACTACCTAATAACTCATAATTTCCTCAGTTACACCACCAGATGAGAAACTATGTTATGTAGCTAGTAAAGATTCACAAGTTCCGGAAACAAATTTAACAAGTTAAAATACACTTGTTACAGCATCAATTTCTCACATATGAAATAGATGTTTTAGACGCTAATTGGAATGTATGACCAAAAAAACATTTCTTATGGTATTTAACATCAAATATAGCAGTAATTAATAATTCAAAAACCTCAATTTACggggaaaaaaaataccaaaacaaaaaatcccTCCTTGCACAAGtctttca
This is a stretch of genomic DNA from Carya illinoinensis cultivar Pawnee chromosome 3, C.illinoinensisPawnee_v1, whole genome shotgun sequence. It encodes these proteins:
- the LOC122304452 gene encoding gibberellin 2-beta-dioxygenase-like; the encoded protein is MVVLSQPAALDDYSLIQTHKPPDLFTGIPVVDLSDPNVKTLIAKALEFGIFKVVNQGFPVEFMKKLEAEALRFFNLPQSKKDSVGPPDLFGYGSKRIGPNGDVGWIEYILLNTNPEVISHKSFFIFQENPVIFR